The window GCGCTGCCGGTGGCGCGGGCGATCGCCTCAGTAGTCGATACCTTAATCACCCACCCCAACGTGATGAACGGGGCGCAGCTCTACTGGCCGCTGCCCAACGCCTGCTACGTCGAGGGCTACGGGCTAGATCAGTTTGCTGCTGGGCGCTGGGGATTGCGCCCGGTGCATCGCAATCGCATTGGCCTGGTGCTGGATGCGGCGATTGAAGATGACCTGCGCTGGCGACATCTGCAAGCGGCGGATGCGGCTCGGGCCACCTTGGGCTTAGATTTGACCGATTACGTTGTTACCGATGCACCCTTGGGGGTGGAGCTGCGAAGGGCGGCATCGGGAGCAACCTGGGGCACAATTGGTCGGCCCGACAGTTTGCTGCGGGCGGCAGAGCGGGCGATCGCCGCTGGAGCCAATGCGATCGCCGTAGTAGCCCGCTTTCCTGAAGACACCGATGCTGAGACCCTGCAAGACTATCGCCAGGGCCACGGCGTAGACCCCTTGGCGGGAGCCGAGGCGGTGATTAGCCATCTGGTGGTGCGCACCCTGCAAGTGCCTTGCGCCCACGCCCCAGCCCTGAGCCCGCTGCCGCTAGATCCGTCGATTTCGCCAAAGTCTGCGGCCGAGGAACTGGGCTATACGTTTTTGCCCTGTGTGCTGGCGGGGCTGAGCCGAGCGCCACAGTTCGTGACCGGGCCAACCCTGGGACAGTCCGGCCCCACTCTCTGGGCTGACCAGGTTGACGCCATTGTGGTGCCTGCCAGCGCCTGCGGGGGCAGTGCCCTGCTGAGTCTAGGGCGGCGATCGCTGGCGATCGCCGTCGAAGCCAACTCCACCGCCCTCGATGTCAGCCCCGAAGCTCTCGGCATACCGGCGGTGCGGGTGTCGTCTTACCTAGAGGCGGTGGGGCTACTGGCGGCCCATCGGGCGGGCGTACATCCTCAAGCGCTGACCGCCCAGGTGCCGCAAATTCAGGCTTTGGGCTCTCTCCAAGCGGGTTCTTCCTTTGGGCAGATAGAAAACATCTCTCCAGTTTCTACAATTTCACCTGGAGGAGGTTGAGCGGGCCTAACATCCTACTGTCAATCTATTGTGGAAAAAAGGCTACCGATCGCCCATGGTATCAACCCCCTAGGGGCACGCCTTGGTGCCACCGCTAATGCGATTGAACCTCCGCTATCGTCGCAGGAGCATGTCATGACAAAGCGTACCGTCAACGTTCTGCTCGTCGAAGACGATGAAGTGGATGTAATGAACGTTCAGCGGGCCTTCAAGCGCAACCGCATCGAGAATCCTCTGTATGTCGCTAACAACGGGCTGGCAGCGCTCAACATGCTGCGCGGTAGCGACTCTAGTCCACCGTCAGTGCCAGAGCATCGCCGTCTGGTGCTGCTCGATATCAACATGCCCAAAATGAACGGGCTAGAGTTCCTGCAAGAACTGCGTCAGGATGAATCGCTGAAGTCTACGCCAGTCGTCGTACTGACCACCTCTGATGCCGACCAAGATCGGCTTGAGGCTTACCGATTGAACGTAGCCGGATATATCTTAAAGCCAGTCACCTTTGCTACCTTTGCAGATGTGGTGGCGGCTCTCAACCAGTACTGGGCGTTGTGTGAGATTCCATAACCAGACCTACTGGAATCCGCCATGGGTAGCAGAATCAGGTACTGAGCGGATGGGCAAAGTGCTAGAAATTTTGTTAGTGGATGACGATGCTGTCGATCGCATGGCCATCTGCCGCGCTCTAGCTCGTGCCGACTTACCAGTTGAAGTCACTGAGGTAACCAGTGCCGAGCAGGCGATCGCCAACCTCAAAAGCCGTACCTACGACTGCGTTTTTCTAGACTACCGCCTGCCCGAGCAAGACGGTCTGTCGCTGATCCGTCAGTGGCGGGCCGAGGGTGTAAGCATTCCGCTGGTGGTGCTGACTGGCCAGGGCGATGAGCAAATTGCCGTCGACCTGATGAAGGCTGGCGCTAGCGATTACCTCGTTAAGACCCGAGTGTCGCCCGATCGCCTAGCGCTGCTGCTGCGCAATGCCCTGCGCATGTACGAAGCGGAGCGGCGAGAGGCCAAAGTTATGGCCCAGCTTCAGCAAACCAACAAGCTGCTCACCCAGCAAAACGAAGAGTTAGAGCGCCAGCGTCGCTACATTGAAGACCAGAACCTCAAGCTGCTAGAGGCCTACCGGGTTAAGTCTGAGTTTTTGGCCACTATGTCCCACGAGCTGCGTACGCCGCTGAACGCGATCTTGGGGTTTTCGCAGATTCTCGATAGCCAGTCGAAGGGGCCTCTAACCTCCCATCAAGCCGAGATGATCAAGCGCATTTTCACCAACGGCAAGAACTTGCTCAACCTGGTGAACGACATTCTTGATCTCTCTAAGCTAGAGGCCCAGCGGCTGACGCTGAACCTGACCCAGGTGAATCTCCACAACCTGGTGCAGACGACGTTGTTAGACTTGCGATCGCTGGCTGACGGCAAAGCCCTCACCTTAAAAAGCACCCTCCAGCTCAATAACCCCATAGTGGTGAACGACGAACACCGGCTGCGCCAGGTGCTCACCAACCTGGTATCCAACGCCATCAAGTTTACCGATCGAGGCCAAGTGCACATCACCCTCACAGAGACAGCCTCTGATCAGATTTCTCTCACCGTGGCCGATACCGGCATTGGCATTGCCGAAGAGCAGTTGCCCCACATTTTTGAGGCGTTTCGCCAGGTTGACCAAACCATTCGTCGCCAGCGCCCCGGCACCGGGCTGGGATTGGCCATTGTCCAGTCGCTGGTTGGCATCATGGGCGGCACCATTGTCGTCAACAGCAAGCAGGGGCAGGGAACAACCTTTGTCGTCACGCTGCCTCGGCAAATTTCACTGCCGCCAGAAACCTTTAGCCTAGATACTGATCTAGCTGCTCAACCGCTGACCCTGAGCCTACACACGGAGTAAGATAGGGCCAGGTCTGCCAAAGAGGGGTTCAAAGCATGGACGAACACCCCAGCGGTTTGGGATCTAAAGCATCTATCCACCCTGAGTAAAGCCACCATCCATTTACGGTGGCAACGTGGGAAAATAAGGTTCGCATTTTTGGAAAATTGCCTGTGAAAGCTCTTGTGGTCGGCAGCGGTGGCCGTGAACATACCCTGGCCTGGTCGCTGCTGCGATCGCCCAAAATTACTGAGGTGGTCTGCGTGCCGGGCAACGGCGGCACCGCTACCCTACCCCACTGCCGCAACCTGGCCATGGCCGCCACTGACTTTGAGGGCATTGCTCGCTTTGCCCTGGTCAACAACCTAGAGCTGGTTGTGGTTGGCCCCGAACAGCCTCTGGCCGAGGGAATTACCGACTATCTGCAAGAGCAGGGACTCAAGGTATTTGGCCCCTGCCGAGCGGGGGCGCAGATTGAGGCCAGCAAGGCCTGGGCCAAGGCGCTGATGGTTGAGGCGGGCATTCCCACCGCCAAAGCCGAGGTTTTTGAAAAAGAAGCGGCCGCCCTGGCCTACCTAGAGCAGCAGGGTGCCCCGATCGTGGTGAAGGCTGACGGGCTAGCGGCGGGCAAGGGCGTCACTGTGGCCCACACCCTAGATGAGGCCACTCAAGCCGTCAAAGATGCGTTTAGCGGCAAGTTTGGGATCGCCGGCCACCAGGTGGTGATCGAAGAATTTATGACCGGCCAGGAGGCTTCGGTCTTGGCCATCACCGATGGGCATACCATTCGCCCCCTGGTGCCTGCCCAAGACCACAAGGCCATTGGCGAGGGCGACACCGGCCCCAACACGGGCGGCATGGGAGCCTATGCCCCTACTCCGGTGGTGACCCCTGCCATTATGGAGCGGGTGCAAAAGGAGGTGCTAGAGCCGGCGATCGCTACCCTGCGCCGTCGCGGCATCGACTATCGCGGCATTCTCTACGCGGGGCTGATGATTACGCCTGAGGGCGAGCCCAAAGTGGTGGAGTTTAACTGTCGCCTAGGCGATCCCGAGACCCAGGCCGTGCTGCCCCTGCTCGAAACTCCGCTGGAGCAGGTGATGCTCGCCTGCATTGAAGGGCGGCTCGACACCCTAGAGCTGAAATGGAAGCCGGAAGCCGCCGCCTGCGTGGTGGTGGCCGCCGAGGGTTACCCCGACAAATATCCAAAAGGCATGGAAATCGTCGGTTTTGAGGAAGCCGCCGCCACCGGAGCGCTGGTGTTTCACGCGGGCACTCGCCGCCGGGGCAACAGCATTATCGCCGATGGCGGACGAGTGCTGGGGGTGACGGGTCTGGGCGAAACCTTTGAGGCGGCGATCGCCAATGCCTACGAGGCGATCGACAAAATTTGCTTTGAGGGCATGTATTACCGCCGCGACATCGGCTACCGAGTCAAAAACTTGAACAGCTAGGGGCTAAGTTTTTTCCTCAGTCACCAGCGTCAGGCTTTCCCAGGTGCCTCGATCGTCGTAAGTGCGAATTAATCGCTGCCGCAGAGTTGGCGTAATTAGCCAGCCTGCTTCTAAAAACAGCGGCTGCCCCGACTGAATCTCGGTGGGGAAAGTAGCCGAAGCTCCCGCCGGTAAAAGTAGGACGGTCACTGGCTGGCTGCCCTGCTCAAACCGCACGGTCGAGCCCACTAGCTGGCCCTGGGACTGAATGGCGGGGCTGTTGCCAAAGGTGAGGGTTTGGGTAATAGCGCGATCGCCCCCCGGCTGAATTTCTAACCGAGTCGCCATCGATCGCTGGGGCTGCCAGTCAGGAAATACTGTGGTTGCCTCTCCTACCCAGGTGCCAATTAGCTGATCCACCGTGAGCGTGGGGCGCGGGGTGGGTTCGGTGCCGACCAAATGCTCTCGGATGAGTGTCAGGCTGCCGAGAGTGGGCTGCCGAGGAAACACCTGGGCTACGCGCAGGCGCTCGCTGCCGTGGATCAGGCCCAGCTCGGCCCCAAACTCGCTCACCGGGCTGCGCTGCATCGACCCCTGGGAAAAAGCACCGGTCTCGCAAAACAGCACTCCCCGCCCCAGGGAACTGTATTCCAACACCGTTTCGCTAGGGGGCTGGCCAGGGGGGCGCTTGCGAATCTCCTGGCGCATGGTGTTGCCCTCGTTCAGCGGGATCAGCGCCACCTCCGAGGGCGTATCCTGCAAAATTTCCCTCGTCGGCGACACTTGGGTAAACGAGCCCACCCAGGTGCCTTGGTTTTTGAGTAAACGCGCCCACTGAGTCGAAGCCGAGGTCATAGTGCGGTAAATAAACGGTAGCGTCAGGCTTGCATCAGGCTAACCAGGTGAGGCAACTCCGGCAAAATCAGCGCCTCCATAGCCAGGGTCACCGCTTTGCTAGACCCCGGTAGCGAGAAAACTAGAGTGGCTTGATAAACCCCAGCTACAGCGCGAGAGGCTATGGCGCGGGAGCCAATTTCCTGAAAGCTGAGATAGCGAAAGATTTCCCCAAACCCCGGCAGGGTTTTCTCTAGCAGGGCGGCGATCGCATCGTAGGTAGTGTCGCGAGGGGCAATTCCCGTTCCCCCGGTGAGAATGATGCAGTCAACCTGCGCGGCCAAGGTCTGGCACAGCGGGCGAATCTGCTGCGGCTCGTCGGGGACGATGCGATAGTCGCTCACCTGGTGGCCCGCCTCGGCCAGCAGGGTTTGCAGGAGTTGCCCGCTGCGATCGCTCTCGACGGTGCGGGTGTCGCTCACGGTGACTACCGCGCAGCGCACCGGTCTGCCTAATGCCGGGGGATGGGCCATGGTTGGGGTGGCACCTAGCTCTTGGTAAAGCCCAACCCGTTTTGCTCAGCGTAGCGGTTCATAAACCGCATAAAGCGATCCCACTCGGCTTCGCTTCTCATGATGTAGGTGGCCTCGATGCCGGCTGGTTCACCGTTAACAAACCGACCATTGACCTCGCGGCTGACCAACTCGCCCTCCTCGTCGACCAGGTACATACCGGTGATCTCCACCCCTTCCTGCTGGGAGAGCGCCTGGGGATGGTCAAAGTAGAAGGTGGCCGTACCGTCGGAGCCATCCTTGGCGCGGGTGAGCCGCACATCGGGAATCACTGGTTCTGCAACGCCACGGGCAAATTGAATCTCGGCCATGCCAAACGTCCTAATCTAAGATTGCCATTTATAAAAATTCATTCTCGCACGATACCGGAACTGGAGCTGACGCGGGGATCAACTCTGCCGCAGTCGCAGGATCAGGCTGCCCCACCCAGTAGCTTCAAGGAGTGCTGTCGGGGGGCTCAGCCATCGGATCGGCGGTCAGTACCGTGAACGATTCGGCCAGGGCCACGGCTTCCTCGGGGCTGACATCTTCGCAGGCCTGGAGCGACTCAAATAGGTCGCCAATGTAGGTCGCCCCCACCAGTCGGTAAGCGCCAGAAAGGCCTATCATCCAGTCGGTGAACAGGTTTGAGTCAGGGAACTCGGCTCGCAGATTGGCATCGGTATAGGGGCCATAGTGGAGGCCGTAGTCTTGGTCGTCAAACAGCGGCGGCTGAATAGGCAAGCGGCTTTCGGTGGCGGGGGAGTCGCCAATGCCCTGAGCGGCAAACTCGACGGCAAAGCACTGACTGCCTTGGCCAGGGGCCGCTCCTTCTGAGGCATTGCTTTGGTAGACCACCAGGTACCCAGGGCCGGAATCGCTTGAGTCAACCCGCATTTCCACGATCGCAAAGGATGGCGGCACCTGCCCTGGCACCACCACCTCAATCCCTAGACTGGTGAGCTGGCTGGTTTGGGTGGGCGACATCTGGGCCAAAAAAGCGCCTTCGGGGGGCGGCGGTGGTCCTTCGGCGACGGGGGTAGTGAGGGGGGCAGAGGTGGCGGTTGGAGGTTGGCGATCGCAGGCACTGACCAGCCCCATGACTAGCAGCAGCGCCGTTGCAACCTTTGTTTGGGTTGTCATGGTGGCTCTATCACCCGCTAAACAATGTCGCCGCTATCTTATCGCGTTGCCCGATCGCCCCAACCACCGAAAAACCGCTATCCCAGTTAAACCTATGGCATGATAATCCCCTGTTGACCTGGAGTCCTGCTCGTTGGCTAAGCTACCGCCCCTGCCTATTTCGGTAAAAGTGTTCTACGGCGTGGGGGAGTTAGCGGCATCGGTGCCCGCCAGCCTGTCAGCGTTTTTTGTGCTGTATTTTTTTACCACCGTGGCGGGGCTGAGCCCGGCTCTAGCAGGCTCGGTGCTGCTGTTTGGCCGCGCGTGGGATGCCATTGACGACCCGCTGATCGGTTGGCTGAGCGATCGCACCGTGTCGCCAGCCGGCCGGCGCTATCCCTGGATGCTGGGCGGGGTAATTCCCATGGCGATCTGTTCGGTGCTGCTGTGGATGGTGCCCCCTTTTGCGAGTCAGTGGGGGGTATTTGCCTATTACATTGTGCTGTCGCTCTTTGCCTTTGCTGCTTTTACCGCCGTGCAGTTGCCCTACACGGCCTTGGCCGCCGAACTGTCTGACGACTACGACGAACGCACCGACTTAATCGGTATGAAATCGGCCTTTAGTATTGGGGCCAGCATTTTAGCCTTGGTCATGGCCCAGGTGGTGTTTGCCCGGGTGGCCGACCCGGCTCGGCAGTTCTTCATTTTGGGATTACTCTCAGCCAGTTTGGCGGTGGTGATTATTGGCCTATGCGTAGCGGGCACCTACCGCCGCTATTGGCAGGTGCAGCAAAGTCGCCCGCCGCTAACAGGGGGCCACCACTCTCCAGCGCTGCTGACCCAGCTGCGCAGCGTGTTTAGTAACGCGGCCTTTCGAGAAGTGTTAGGTCTCTACCTCTGCGGCTGGATGAGCGTGCAGGTGACCGCCGCTATGCTGCCCTATTTTGTTGGTGCCTGGATGGGCTTGCCGGCGACTCACTTTGCCCAAATGGCCCTGGCGGTGCAGGGAACCGCGATCGCTATGCTCTGGGTGTGGGACTGGGTGGCTAAACGCACGGGCAAGCGCACGGTGTTTTTAACGGGGGCACCCCTGGCGGCGATCGCCCTTGCTGGTCTAGCTACGGTGCAGCCTGGCCAGGTGGTCTGGATGTATACCCTGGGTGTGATTGCGGGCATGGGGGTAGCTACCCTCTACATGGTGCCCTTTGCGATGCTACCCGACGTGATTGACCTCGATGAACTCAACACCGGCCTGCGCCGGGAAGGGCTGTACTTCAGCGCCTTGGTATTTCTGCAAAAGCTGGGGCTAGCCATGGCGCTGTTTATCTCTGGTCAGCTGTTGAGCTTGACCGGCTACGCGGCTAATACCGACACCCAGCCCGTCGCTGCTCTCAACGCCATCCGTTTGCTGATTGGTCCATTACCGGCGCTGCTACTGATAGTGGGGCTTTGGTTTTGCTACCGTTACCCGATCAATCGCGATCGCCATCAGCAAATTTTATTGGCCCTACAGCAGCAGCGCCAGC is drawn from Leptolyngbya subtilissima AS-A7 and contains these coding sequences:
- the purD gene encoding phosphoribosylamine--glycine ligase, with the translated sequence MKALVVGSGGREHTLAWSLLRSPKITEVVCVPGNGGTATLPHCRNLAMAATDFEGIARFALVNNLELVVVGPEQPLAEGITDYLQEQGLKVFGPCRAGAQIEASKAWAKALMVEAGIPTAKAEVFEKEAAALAYLEQQGAPIVVKADGLAAGKGVTVAHTLDEATQAVKDAFSGKFGIAGHQVVIEEFMTGQEASVLAITDGHTIRPLVPAQDHKAIGEGDTGPNTGGMGAYAPTPVVTPAIMERVQKEVLEPAIATLRRRGIDYRGILYAGLMITPEGEPKVVEFNCRLGDPETQAVLPLLETPLEQVMLACIEGRLDTLELKWKPEAAACVVVAAEGYPDKYPKGMEIVGFEEAAATGALVFHAGTRRRGNSIIADGGRVLGVTGLGETFEAAIANAYEAIDKICFEGMYYRRDIGYRVKNLNS
- a CDS encoding response regulator — protein: MTKRTVNVLLVEDDEVDVMNVQRAFKRNRIENPLYVANNGLAALNMLRGSDSSPPSVPEHRRLVLLDINMPKMNGLEFLQELRQDESLKSTPVVVLTTSDADQDRLEAYRLNVAGYILKPVTFATFADVVAALNQYWALCEIP
- a CDS encoding DUF3598 family protein; translated protein: MTSASTQWARLLKNQGTWVGSFTQVSPTREILQDTPSEVALIPLNEGNTMRQEIRKRPPGQPPSETVLEYSSLGRGVLFCETGAFSQGSMQRSPVSEFGAELGLIHGSERLRVAQVFPRQPTLGSLTLIREHLVGTEPTPRPTLTVDQLIGTWVGEATTVFPDWQPQRSMATRLEIQPGGDRAITQTLTFGNSPAIQSQGQLVGSTVRFEQGSQPVTVLLLPAGASATFPTEIQSGQPLFLEAGWLITPTLRQRLIRTYDDRGTWESLTLVTEEKT
- a CDS encoding MFS transporter — its product is MAKLPPLPISVKVFYGVGELAASVPASLSAFFVLYFFTTVAGLSPALAGSVLLFGRAWDAIDDPLIGWLSDRTVSPAGRRYPWMLGGVIPMAICSVLLWMVPPFASQWGVFAYYIVLSLFAFAAFTAVQLPYTALAAELSDDYDERTDLIGMKSAFSIGASILALVMAQVVFARVADPARQFFILGLLSASLAVVIIGLCVAGTYRRYWQVQQSRPPLTGGHHSPALLTQLRSVFSNAAFREVLGLYLCGWMSVQVTAAMLPYFVGAWMGLPATHFAQMALAVQGTAIAMLWVWDWVAKRTGKRTVFLTGAPLAAIALAGLATVQPGQVVWMYTLGVIAGMGVATLYMVPFAMLPDVIDLDELNTGLRREGLYFSALVFLQKLGLAMALFISGQLLSLTGYAANTDTQPVAALNAIRLLIGPLPALLLIVGLWFCYRYPINRDRHQQILLALQQQRQQRFDNEANPGSDPSAPGA
- a CDS encoding MogA/MoaB family molybdenum cofactor biosynthesis protein — protein: MAHPPALGRPVRCAVVTVSDTRTVESDRSGQLLQTLLAEAGHQVSDYRIVPDEPQQIRPLCQTLAAQVDCIILTGGTGIAPRDTTYDAIAALLEKTLPGFGEIFRYLSFQEIGSRAIASRAVAGVYQATLVFSLPGSSKAVTLAMEALILPELPHLVSLMQA
- the psb28 gene encoding photosystem II reaction center protein Psb28; the protein is MAEIQFARGVAEPVIPDVRLTRAKDGSDGTATFYFDHPQALSQQEGVEITGMYLVDEEGELVSREVNGRFVNGEPAGIEATYIMRSEAEWDRFMRFMNRYAEQNGLGFTKS
- a CDS encoding hybrid sensor histidine kinase/response regulator — protein: MGKVLEILLVDDDAVDRMAICRALARADLPVEVTEVTSAEQAIANLKSRTYDCVFLDYRLPEQDGLSLIRQWRAEGVSIPLVVLTGQGDEQIAVDLMKAGASDYLVKTRVSPDRLALLLRNALRMYEAERREAKVMAQLQQTNKLLTQQNEELERQRRYIEDQNLKLLEAYRVKSEFLATMSHELRTPLNAILGFSQILDSQSKGPLTSHQAEMIKRIFTNGKNLLNLVNDILDLSKLEAQRLTLNLTQVNLHNLVQTTLLDLRSLADGKALTLKSTLQLNNPIVVNDEHRLRQVLTNLVSNAIKFTDRGQVHITLTETASDQISLTVADTGIGIAEEQLPHIFEAFRQVDQTIRRQRPGTGLGLAIVQSLVGIMGGTIVVNSKQGQGTTFVVTLPRQISLPPETFSLDTDLAAQPLTLSLHTE
- a CDS encoding DUF3326 domain-containing protein, encoding MNANPSRRPYTAVLVVPTGIGAAVGGYAGDALPVARAIASVVDTLITHPNVMNGAQLYWPLPNACYVEGYGLDQFAAGRWGLRPVHRNRIGLVLDAAIEDDLRWRHLQAADAARATLGLDLTDYVVTDAPLGVELRRAASGATWGTIGRPDSLLRAAERAIAAGANAIAVVARFPEDTDAETLQDYRQGHGVDPLAGAEAVISHLVVRTLQVPCAHAPALSPLPLDPSISPKSAAEELGYTFLPCVLAGLSRAPQFVTGPTLGQSGPTLWADQVDAIVVPASACGGSALLSLGRRSLAIAVEANSTALDVSPEALGIPAVRVSSYLEAVGLLAAHRAGVHPQALTAQVPQIQALGSLQAGSSFGQIENISPVSTISPGGG